A region of Bombilactobacillus folatiphilus DNA encodes the following proteins:
- the ftsL gene encoding cell division protein FtsL, whose translation MEQSTVRKISSNLQEQSEYSAQRKPVNHVQNAVALNTKSVPFSGFEKLLSLLIGVVLAVTMFVLIDLRTQTSIQQRQIQDAAAQTQKVTNDNNNLHQEIIELSNSGRLLKIAQKHGLKLQTNNVRNISK comes from the coding sequence ATGGAGCAAAGCACAGTTCGAAAAATTTCGTCTAATCTTCAAGAACAATCTGAATATTCTGCTCAACGAAAGCCAGTTAATCATGTTCAAAATGCAGTTGCATTAAATACAAAAAGTGTCCCGTTTTCAGGCTTTGAGAAATTGTTATCATTGTTAATTGGAGTTGTTTTAGCAGTGACAATGTTTGTCTTAATTGATTTGCGAACGCAAACATCTATACAGCAACGACAAATCCAAGATGCGGCTGCTCAGACACAAAAAGTAACGAATGATAATAATAATCTCCATCAAGAAATTATTGAATTGAGCAATTCGGGACGACTTTTAAAAATAGCCCAAAAGCACGGTTTGAAATTACAGACTAACAATGTTAGGAATATTTCAAAATGA
- a CDS encoding penicillin-binding protein: MSNHKAEDKRIINKARRDRRIIGRFFLIIIALFFIICIFRFTYITISGHVGSVDLSKRTEQKYRHKKTLSALRGSIFANDGTKIAYSDQSYELYAVIDPTYHSTVGKPLYVHDKKKTAQTLSRYIPMNAKEIYEILNPKEKTTFQVEFGTAGQNISFGMKKAIQKKHLQGIYFQAVPNRSYPNGNFASNTIGLAQISESTTKKKKSSQGVMGLESYYNKVLEGKNGYEINYTDPEGYTLPKTHKKTKLPVQGSNVYTTLDLNYQHYLEQLLDDVYTKYHPQSMQAIVTTPKNGHIIAISQRPTFNPDTKENIMNSWQDLNLQDTYEPGSVFKVLTLAASINSGNYNPNQYYHSGAITIGDRTIHDWNTNGWGEIPFNQAFPRSSNVGMVNLEQQMGASTWLKYMKKFKIGKLTNITLPGEVAGSINFQHASDQAITSFGQSVSVTALQMVQALGAIGNHGKLMQPQLVSQIENPNTGKIKKIMPKEVGQPVSDKTTQQVLDAMRDVVRKDYGTGSMYKIPGQDVAVKTGTAQISSSKGGYLTGSNDYVYSVAGLAPASNPKYLVYITMKKPQVMTKAPEQMLAEIFNPMMQRLLGTGKIENVETSDTSISMPELTNQSLASVRQTLNKQHLTAGVVGTGSKVVQQLPSAKTPVVQNQRVILLTDGAMTMPDVRGWSKNDLLKLAEITGKKIVLKGHGYAYKQSVAPQSVLNNVKEVVVSLKQN; this comes from the coding sequence ATGAGTAATCATAAGGCAGAAGATAAAAGAATTATAAACAAGGCAAGACGTGATCGAAGAATTATCGGTAGATTCTTTTTAATCATAATTGCCTTATTTTTTATAATATGTATTTTTCGTTTTACGTATATTACGATTAGTGGGCATGTAGGTAGTGTTGATTTGTCCAAAAGAACGGAACAAAAGTATCGACATAAAAAAACATTGTCGGCCTTGCGCGGTAGTATTTTTGCGAATGACGGTACTAAAATTGCTTATAGTGATCAATCTTATGAACTTTATGCTGTGATTGATCCGACTTATCATAGTACTGTGGGCAAGCCTTTGTATGTTCATGACAAAAAAAAGACAGCTCAAACATTGAGTCGCTATATTCCAATGAATGCCAAGGAAATTTATGAGATTTTGAATCCGAAAGAGAAAACAACTTTTCAGGTGGAATTTGGGACCGCTGGTCAAAATATTAGTTTTGGTATGAAAAAAGCGATCCAAAAAAAGCATTTGCAGGGGATTTATTTTCAAGCAGTTCCCAATCGTTCATATCCTAATGGCAATTTTGCGTCTAATACCATTGGTTTGGCACAAATTTCGGAGTCGACTACGAAAAAGAAAAAATCTAGTCAAGGTGTAATGGGGTTAGAAAGTTACTACAATAAGGTTTTAGAAGGAAAAAATGGTTACGAGATTAATTATACAGATCCAGAGGGTTACACTTTACCTAAAACGCACAAAAAAACTAAACTTCCGGTGCAAGGTTCAAATGTCTATACAACTTTAGATTTAAATTATCAGCATTATTTGGAACAATTGTTAGATGATGTTTATACAAAATATCATCCACAATCAATGCAAGCAATTGTGACAACGCCCAAAAATGGGCATATCATTGCCATTTCACAGCGGCCTACATTTAATCCTGATACTAAGGAAAATATTATGAATTCTTGGCAAGATCTGAATTTACAAGATACTTACGAACCGGGATCAGTGTTTAAAGTTTTAACGTTGGCGGCCTCAATTAATTCAGGAAATTATAATCCAAATCAATATTATCATTCGGGGGCTATCACGATTGGTGACCGAACAATTCATGATTGGAATACTAACGGTTGGGGTGAAATTCCGTTTAATCAGGCCTTTCCGCGCTCCAGTAACGTGGGAATGGTCAATTTAGAACAGCAGATGGGTGCTAGTACTTGGCTCAAATACATGAAAAAATTTAAGATTGGTAAATTGACGAATATAACTTTACCAGGTGAGGTAGCAGGTTCAATTAATTTTCAGCATGCTTCTGATCAGGCAATTACATCTTTTGGTCAAAGTGTCTCAGTGACAGCGCTACAAATGGTGCAAGCGTTGGGGGCAATCGGTAATCATGGCAAATTAATGCAGCCCCAATTAGTTAGTCAAATTGAAAATCCTAATACTGGTAAAATTAAAAAAATTATGCCTAAAGAAGTTGGACAACCTGTTTCTGACAAAACGACGCAACAAGTTTTGGATGCTATGCGTGATGTTGTACGAAAAGATTATGGTACGGGTTCTATGTACAAAATTCCTGGACAAGATGTGGCGGTAAAAACTGGGACAGCACAAATTTCTAGCTCTAAGGGTGGATATTTAACTGGTAGTAATGACTATGTCTATTCTGTGGCGGGCTTAGCGCCAGCTAGTAATCCGAAATATTTAGTTTATATTACAATGAAAAAGCCACAAGTGATGACGAAGGCACCTGAACAAATGTTAGCAGAAATTTTCAATCCGATGATGCAACGTTTGCTGGGAACGGGTAAAATAGAGAATGTTGAGACAAGTGACACTTCAATTTCAATGCCAGAATTGACTAATCAGTCTTTGGCTTCAGTACGGCAAACTTTAAATAAACAGCATTTGACAGCAGGGGTTGTCGGGACAGGTTCAAAGGTTGTTCAGCAATTACCTAGTGCTAAAACGCCTGTTGTTCAAAATCAACGAGTTATTTTACTAACTGACGGCGCTATGACAATGCCAGATGTACGGGGCTGGTCTAAAAACGATTTGTTGAAATTAGCTGAAATTACGGGGAAAAAGATTGTACTAAAAGGTCATGGGTATGCATATAAACAAAGCGTTGCTCCACAATCAGTTTTGAACAATGTTAAGGAAGTAGTAGTCTCTTTGAAACAAAATTAA
- a CDS encoding amino acid ABC transporter permease gives MNYISEILPSLLSGTKVTIELFVLTLVISVPLGILVSVGLRSRFSIVRLILEAYVWLMRGTPLLLQLIFIFYGLPTIGIVFERMTAAIVAFVLNYAAYFAEIFRGGLQAISQEQREAAALLGLTKLQAFRFIILPQVIKIVLPSMGNEVINLIKDSSLVYVLGIGDLLRAGNVATARDVTLAPLILVGIFYLIMTGCLTLLQNWIERRFSYYE, from the coding sequence ATGAATTATATTTCAGAAATACTGCCATCGTTATTAAGTGGGACTAAGGTGACTATTGAGCTGTTTGTCTTGACATTAGTTATATCTGTTCCCTTGGGAATTTTGGTTTCGGTAGGTCTTAGAAGTAGATTTTCAATTGTACGTCTAATTTTAGAGGCCTACGTTTGGTTAATGCGTGGGACACCCCTATTGCTGCAGTTAATTTTTATTTTTTATGGATTGCCCACAATAGGAATTGTCTTTGAGCGGATGACCGCAGCTATTGTTGCGTTTGTTTTGAACTATGCTGCTTATTTTGCTGAAATTTTTCGTGGTGGTTTGCAGGCAATTAGTCAGGAGCAGCGTGAAGCAGCAGCCCTGTTAGGATTGACTAAATTGCAAGCTTTTCGATTCATTATCCTACCACAGGTCATCAAGATCGTTTTACCGTCAATGGGAAATGAAGTTATTAACTTAATTAAGGATTCTTCACTGGTCTATGTTTTAGGGATTGGCGATTTATTACGCGCAGGTAATGTAGCAACAGCACGTGATGTAACACTGGCACCCTTAATTTTAGTTGGTATCTTCTACTTGATTATGACAGGATGTTTGACGCTATTGCAGAATTGGATTGAGCGGAGGTTTTCGTATTATGAATAA
- a CDS encoding amino acid ABC transporter substrate-binding protein: MKKQRLLLLFMSLFCLVLMGCNHQQQRIGTKKSTLIVGLDDSYVPMGFVKKSGQLTGFDVDLAKLVGQKIHRKIVFQPIDWSMKETELRNGTIDLIWNGYTKTPQRAQKVAFSQPYLKDSQVVVVKRSSNIHNMQQLKGKVVGTQAGSSGYSALMGHPQLLKNRIKNRTPVLYDNIENGFLDLKAGRIEGFLFDRVFADYYLAHSKDRKQFVTLTTDFSGESFAIGMRKNDSSTRQEINSALNQLRQNGQLKKLSQKWFQHDISK, from the coding sequence ATGAAAAAACAACGTTTGCTATTATTGTTTATGAGTTTGTTTTGCCTTGTTTTAATGGGGTGCAATCACCAGCAACAACGTATCGGGACCAAAAAAAGTACCTTGATTGTAGGTTTAGATGATTCTTACGTTCCAATGGGATTCGTTAAAAAATCTGGGCAGTTAACTGGCTTTGATGTCGATTTAGCTAAATTAGTTGGGCAAAAAATTCATCGTAAAATTGTTTTTCAACCGATTGATTGGTCCATGAAAGAGACGGAATTGCGCAATGGGACAATTGATTTGATTTGGAATGGATACACTAAAACACCACAACGTGCTCAAAAAGTAGCTTTTTCACAACCGTATTTAAAGGATTCACAAGTTGTGGTAGTTAAACGAAGTTCAAATATTCATAATATGCAACAGCTGAAAGGAAAAGTTGTGGGCACGCAAGCGGGTTCTTCAGGATATAGTGCATTGATGGGTCATCCTCAGCTACTAAAGAATCGAATTAAAAATCGAACGCCCGTTTTATACGATAATATTGAAAATGGTTTCTTGGATTTAAAGGCGGGACGGATTGAAGGATTTTTATTTGATCGGGTATTTGCGGATTATTATCTAGCGCACAGTAAAGATCGCAAGCAATTCGTGACACTAACCACCGATTTTTCTGGTGAAAGTTTTGCGATTGGGATGCGAAAGAATGATTCTTCAACAAGGCAGGAAATTAATTCAGCTTTGAATCAATTAAGACAGAATGGGCAACTAAAGAAACTGAGCCAAAAATGGTTTCAACATGATATTTCTAAATAA
- a CDS encoding DUF4044 domain-containing protein, with product MKKKKSVFTRITQIFVWTMIIVTIAGIVIPAFMGSM from the coding sequence TTGAAAAAAAAGAAAAGCGTCTTTACACGTATTACACAAATTTTTGTTTGGACCATGATTATCGTAACAATTGCCGGAATTGTTATTCCAGCATTTATGGGTTCTATGTAA
- a CDS encoding amino acid ABC transporter ATP-binding protein: MNKQPKLQLKNVTKTFGTKVVLDCLNLSVETGSILSIVGPSGVGKTTLLRTILGLEKVDRGQFFLDGIAFTPQDHSQNNVGIVFQDYRLFPNLSVMDNLILAPVRVQKKSSIQAQQEAQNLLDLLQISEQAQQYPFQLSGGQKQRVAIARSLILRPKILCYDEPTSALDSQNRQQVANLLQQFQKLSMTQLVVTHDLDFARQVSDQMFELRSEQ, translated from the coding sequence ATGAATAAACAGCCAAAATTACAACTAAAAAATGTTACCAAAACTTTTGGAACAAAAGTAGTGTTAGATTGTTTAAACCTTTCGGTGGAAACAGGCAGTATTTTATCCATCGTGGGTCCTAGTGGAGTTGGTAAGACGACGCTATTAAGAACGATTCTAGGATTAGAAAAAGTTGATCGTGGACAGTTTTTTTTAGATGGAATTGCTTTTACACCTCAAGATCATAGTCAAAATAATGTGGGCATTGTTTTCCAGGATTATCGCCTGTTTCCCAATCTTAGTGTAATGGATAATTTGATTTTAGCTCCTGTCCGGGTTCAAAAAAAATCCTCAATACAAGCTCAACAGGAAGCTCAAAATCTATTAGATTTGCTTCAAATCAGTGAGCAAGCTCAGCAATATCCATTTCAATTGTCAGGTGGACAAAAACAACGGGTAGCGATTGCACGTTCGTTAATTTTACGACCAAAAATTTTGTGTTACGATGAGCCGACAAGTGCTTTGGATAGTCAAAATCGACAACAAGTGGCCAATTTATTACAGCAATTTCAAAAATTAAGTATGACACAATTAGTGGTAACGCACGATTTAGATTTTGCTCGTCAAGTTTCAGATCAAATGTTTGAATTGAGGTCAGAACAATGA
- the mraY gene encoding phospho-N-acetylmuramoyl-pentapeptide-transferase, producing the protein MNIGKMIVPVIISFIIVVVLMPLFIKLMVANQEGQQIRADGPSWQEYKNGTPTMAGIIFLVAIVLSSLWVASWQELFSNSLMLVNLMLLLFGIIGFLDDFIKLKNHRNLGLLAWQKSSLQVIFAIIFCVLYFHYHFPIDLQFFGYIFHSPVLYVIFILLWLVGFSNAVNLTDGLDGLVTGLSIIAYLTYAYIAYQQQNDDILLVCLSVVGAMVGFFLFNHKPAKIFMGDVGSLALGAGLAAISLVLDCPWSLLWIGIVFVVETLSVIIQVAVFKTTGHRVFKMSPIHHHFEMLGWSEWKVVGVFWTVGLIAALSYILIFVG; encoded by the coding sequence ATGAATATTGGGAAGATGATTGTTCCCGTCATTATTAGTTTTATCATTGTTGTAGTATTAATGCCGTTATTTATTAAACTAATGGTGGCTAATCAAGAAGGACAGCAGATTAGAGCAGATGGTCCTAGTTGGCAGGAATATAAAAATGGTACGCCGACAATGGCGGGCATCATTTTTTTGGTGGCCATTGTATTGTCCAGTCTGTGGGTAGCTTCATGGCAAGAGTTATTTTCTAATTCTTTGATGCTTGTCAATTTGATGTTGCTTTTATTTGGAATTATTGGTTTTTTGGATGATTTTATTAAACTCAAAAATCATCGTAATTTAGGTTTATTAGCATGGCAAAAATCATCATTACAGGTTATTTTTGCGATCATCTTTTGTGTATTGTATTTTCACTATCATTTTCCAATTGATTTGCAATTTTTTGGGTATATTTTCCATTCACCTGTTTTGTATGTCATTTTTATACTTCTGTGGTTGGTTGGTTTTTCGAATGCTGTTAATTTAACAGATGGTTTGGATGGTTTGGTAACAGGATTAAGTATTATTGCTTATCTGACTTATGCTTATATTGCCTATCAGCAGCAAAATGATGATATTTTATTGGTGTGTTTAAGTGTAGTTGGGGCAATGGTAGGTTTTTTTCTTTTCAATCATAAACCTGCTAAGATTTTTATGGGGGATGTAGGATCTTTAGCTTTAGGAGCTGGTTTAGCGGCCATTTCTTTGGTTTTAGATTGTCCATGGTCTTTATTGTGGATTGGCATTGTTTTTGTTGTAGAAACGTTAAGTGTCATTATTCAGGTGGCTGTTTTTAAAACTACTGGTCATCGGGTATTCAAAATGTCACCGATTCACCATCACTTTGAAATGTTAGGTTGGTCTGAGTGGAAAGTTGTTGGTGTTTTTTGGACAGTGGGGTTAATTGCGGCACTTAGTTATATTTTAATTTTTGTGGGGTAA
- a CDS encoding septum site-determining protein MinC, translated as MKSAVLKGKGQSYYLEIIDESEFSEALRQVENLLTEIQNQVKNDSVLSLTVDTQKRLLTDRQKNELRDTIAQFSVFHLQQITSQVVSKDRLQQILSKKQLEFEPHLIRSGQIREFSGNVLLLGDLHAGAQLRAGGSVFIMGKAEGIIHAGYPDDDKAVVVGNLANVSQVRISDLIQIISDLPKKSLEADSFFSVNDLHALVIDSIENLLEVKPQTEIVLN; from the coding sequence GTGAAAAGTGCAGTATTGAAGGGTAAAGGTCAAAGTTATTATTTGGAGATTATTGATGAAAGTGAATTTTCTGAAGCTTTGCGCCAGGTAGAAAACTTATTGACAGAAATTCAAAATCAGGTCAAAAATGATAGTGTTTTGTCTTTAACCGTTGATACTCAAAAGCGTTTATTGACCGACAGACAAAAAAATGAATTGAGAGATACGATTGCACAATTTTCTGTTTTTCATTTACAACAAATTACTAGTCAAGTTGTATCCAAGGACAGATTGCAACAAATTTTAAGTAAGAAACAATTAGAATTCGAACCCCACTTAATCCGATCAGGGCAAATTAGAGAATTTTCGGGTAATGTTTTATTATTGGGAGATCTACATGCGGGAGCTCAATTGCGAGCTGGCGGTAGTGTTTTTATTATGGGGAAAGCTGAAGGAATTATTCATGCAGGCTATCCTGATGATGATAAGGCTGTTGTGGTAGGCAACTTGGCAAATGTTAGTCAAGTTCGAATAAGCGATTTGATTCAAATTATTTCAGATTTACCAAAAAAATCTTTGGAGGCTGATTCGTTCTTTTCTGTGAATGATTTGCACGCTTTGGTAATTGATTCAATTGAAAATTTATTAGAGGTTAAACCACAGACAGAAATTGTTTTAAATTAG
- the mreC gene encoding rod shape-determining protein MreC, with protein MRNFFSNKKLIIIMTVVIVVFGMIAVSVTFSDRKDQPSEIHQLGNDTLGIVGNVIAFPVNAVRTAGQDVNDLFNTYQENRHLKKQINDLAQTKAQNSVLQKENRDLKQQVKLNKTLTDYHRISAAVTARSPNEWQNYLIINKGSIAGLKKNMPVMSGSGLVGRVIEVNRTNSKVSLISTDKSLSNKFAVEVVKPNGDDTSGIIGSYDKNNNLLVMTNVTSTRGIKVGQQVVTSGLGGLTPRGLFVGKVAAIKKDDYGLVSSVYVKPATDLNNFTIVTVISRYV; from the coding sequence ATGCGTAACTTTTTCTCTAACAAAAAGTTAATTATTATTATGACAGTAGTCATCGTAGTTTTTGGTATGATTGCTGTTTCTGTAACTTTTAGTGATCGTAAGGATCAGCCGTCTGAGATTCATCAATTAGGTAATGATACTTTAGGTATTGTGGGCAATGTAATTGCTTTTCCAGTGAACGCTGTGCGAACGGCTGGCCAAGACGTGAACGATTTGTTTAACACCTACCAGGAAAATCGACACTTAAAAAAGCAGATTAATGATTTAGCACAAACAAAAGCACAAAATAGTGTTTTACAAAAAGAAAATCGTGATTTAAAACAACAAGTCAAGTTAAATAAAACTCTGACGGATTATCACCGAATTTCTGCAGCTGTAACGGCGCGTTCACCCAATGAATGGCAGAATTATTTAATTATTAATAAAGGATCAATTGCTGGCTTAAAGAAAAACATGCCGGTCATGTCTGGTTCTGGTTTGGTCGGTCGGGTTATTGAAGTTAATCGGACCAATTCTAAGGTGAGTTTGATTTCGACGGATAAGTCCTTAAGCAATAAATTTGCTGTAGAAGTGGTCAAACCTAATGGCGACGATACTAGTGGTATTATTGGTAGCTATGATAAAAATAATAATTTGTTGGTCATGACGAATGTAACTTCGACGAGAGGTATTAAAGTTGGTCAACAAGTAGTCACATCAGGTTTAGGTGGGTTAACACCGCGTGGACTTTTTGTAGGAAAAGTCGCAGCGATTAAAAAAGATGATTATGGTTTAGTTTCGTCTGTTTACGTTAAACCGGCGACTGATTTGAATAACTTTACGATTGTGACGGTTATTAGTCGATATGTTTAA
- the minD gene encoding septum site-determining protein MinD yields the protein MGTSIVVTSGKGGVGKTTTTASLSLALVQAGKTVCAVDLDVGLRNLDSCLGLSDRIIYDMTDVLSGKVALSQALIEHPNYHDQLFLLAASQNDSQEVLDVRKIQAIIGELKQQYDFVLLDCPAGIETGFKAAVYVADSAIIVTTPELAAVSDADRVVGLLEKMKLSYGIHLVINRVRLQMIENGKAMDIQSIVNRLSVPLIGVIIDDDDVIATSNHGQSVLQEDIENPAAVGYRNLAHRILGEKIPLNEIDEHRLSSKKQNFWQRMFHHVN from the coding sequence ATGGGAACTTCAATTGTTGTCACTTCTGGTAAAGGCGGCGTAGGTAAAACGACTACAACTGCCAGTTTGAGTTTGGCATTGGTTCAGGCAGGTAAAACAGTTTGTGCAGTAGACTTAGACGTGGGTTTACGTAATTTAGATTCTTGTTTAGGATTAAGTGATCGTATTATCTATGATATGACAGATGTTTTGAGTGGCAAGGTTGCTTTATCTCAAGCTTTAATTGAACATCCTAATTATCATGACCAATTGTTCTTATTGGCAGCATCGCAAAATGATAGTCAAGAAGTTTTAGATGTTCGTAAAATTCAAGCAATTATTGGTGAATTAAAACAACAATATGATTTTGTACTTTTGGATTGTCCTGCGGGAATTGAAACAGGTTTTAAAGCGGCCGTTTATGTTGCGGATAGTGCAATTATTGTTACTACACCAGAATTAGCCGCGGTGAGTGATGCCGATCGAGTTGTTGGTTTATTAGAAAAAATGAAGTTGTCATACGGAATTCACTTAGTTATTAATCGGGTCAGATTGCAAATGATCGAAAATGGTAAGGCCATGGATATTCAAAGTATTGTGAATCGCTTGTCGGTTCCATTAATTGGTGTTATTATAGATGACGATGACGTCATTGCTACTTCCAATCATGGTCAGTCAGTCTTGCAAGAAGACATCGAAAACCCAGCTGCAGTGGGTTATCGTAACTTGGCACATCGGATTTTGGGAGAAAAGATTCCGTTGAATGAAATTGATGAGCATCGTTTGTCTTCTAAAAAACAAAATTTTTGGCAACGGATGTTTCATCATGTTAATTAA
- the mreD gene encoding rod shape-determining protein MreD — protein sequence MFKKFDFRNKTTRYILQFLILLIGFFLDGLIKQMVPLFNDAFFQVSVQLLLMVLVMMALRDKPVDNHLFWYALILGILYDSYYSHIFGLYTLVFPLTLVLIRSLRNFVPESLIFEGSTYFINLTISLIYLYFVGSFLSLTAVDIAHFVTDCLGPTLLINTILFGIIYYPLSKLLDWLV from the coding sequence ATGTTTAAAAAATTTGATTTTAGAAATAAAACGACCAGATACATCCTGCAATTTTTGATATTGTTAATTGGCTTTTTTCTGGATGGCTTAATAAAACAGATGGTTCCATTATTTAATGATGCTTTTTTTCAGGTCTCTGTTCAATTATTACTGATGGTTTTAGTGATGATGGCATTACGAGATAAACCAGTGGATAATCATCTATTTTGGTATGCACTTATTTTAGGGATATTGTACGATTCTTACTATTCGCATATTTTTGGCTTGTATACTTTAGTTTTTCCGCTAACTTTGGTTTTAATTCGTTCACTTCGGAATTTTGTTCCAGAATCATTGATTTTTGAGGGGAGTACGTATTTTATCAATTTAACAATTTCATTAATTTATTTGTATTTTGTTGGTTCTTTTTTAAGTTTAACTGCTGTGGATATTGCACATTTTGTAACCGACTGCTTAGGGCCAACGTTATTGATTAATACTATTTTGTTTGGGATCATCTATTATCCATTATCAAAACTATTAGACTGGTTAGTATAA
- the rsmH gene encoding 16S rRNA (cytosine(1402)-N(4))-methyltransferase RsmH, translated as MMFQHETVLLNPTVDALHVQDGGIYVDATFGRGGHTNYLLSQGQNLSVFAFDRDQEAIVAGQSLMQQTNTQTNNHLELVTANFAELTQQLATFGIHKINGILYDLGVSSPQFDDPKRGFSYRYDARLDMRMDQTQQLDAYQIVNQWDQQRLTYIFKRYGDEKFANRIAHAIVQQRPQPITTTLELVHIIENCLPAAVRRQSKKHPAKKVFQALRIAVNDELSSLDQSLEAAICLLKPAGLISVITFQSLEDKIVKQVFRRHGEVDVPRNLPVIPPELQPELKILTKKPILPSETEIAKNHRAHSAHLRVAQKL; from the coding sequence TTGATGTTCCAGCATGAAACGGTATTATTGAATCCGACGGTTGATGCTTTACATGTTCAAGATGGCGGAATTTATGTCGATGCGACGTTTGGTCGTGGTGGTCATACTAATTATTTGTTGAGTCAAGGCCAGAATCTTTCTGTTTTTGCTTTTGATCGAGATCAAGAAGCTATTGTTGCTGGTCAGAGTTTGATGCAACAAACGAATACGCAAACGAATAATCATTTAGAATTAGTTACAGCTAATTTTGCTGAACTGACACAACAGTTGGCAACATTTGGTATTCACAAAATTAATGGGATTTTATATGATTTAGGAGTTTCTTCTCCACAGTTTGATGATCCGAAACGAGGGTTTAGTTATCGTTATGATGCGCGTTTAGATATGCGGATGGATCAAACACAGCAGTTAGATGCTTATCAGATTGTTAACCAGTGGGATCAGCAACGTCTGACCTATATTTTTAAGCGTTATGGTGATGAGAAATTTGCTAATCGAATTGCACATGCTATTGTCCAACAGCGGCCACAACCGATTACTACAACTTTGGAATTAGTTCATATAATTGAGAATTGTTTACCTGCGGCTGTGCGGCGTCAAAGTAAAAAGCATCCTGCTAAGAAGGTTTTTCAGGCTTTACGGATTGCGGTTAATGATGAATTGAGTTCGCTGGATCAATCTTTAGAAGCAGCAATTTGTTTGTTAAAACCAGCTGGTTTGATTAGTGTGATCACTTTTCAATCATTAGAAGATAAAATTGTTAAGCAAGTTTTTCGACGGCATGGTGAGGTAGACGTGCCCAGAAATTTGCCCGTTATTCCACCAGAATTACAACCGGAACTCAAAATTTTAACAAAAAAACCCATCCTGCCATCGGAAACTGAAATTGCGAAGAATCATCGTGCACATAGTGCTCATCTGCGTGTGGCACAAAAATTATAG